The window CAGTCACGTAAATCCGTTTTCTATTCCATCGAGgatcaaatatttaaacaacTTCTTATATTATTTCAATGCTTACAAATGTTGTTATatgattacaaaatttattagtaATATGTATTGAGGATTCGTATGTTTCtttaacatttcaattaattgtACTACATATATAAACGTAATAGTAATTGTATTACCGTTAAGTCGCGATGGGTGCATTAAATGTGTTCTAGTCTTGGAAACGGTGTCACCTATCCGGTACGTGCGCAACATCAAGGCACACCCAATACTTACGACTCCATGGGCAGTACTCGAAACAGGTCAGCATTATAGAAGTCTTCAGTGCCAAAATATAATAGCTATACATATATAAACTTTACTATGGAACTCCTTAGTGTTATTGATTAAAAGGcagttaatatttaataacattgattAATCGGTTATCTCATTCAAAAaggatttaaataaattaagaaaaaacaTTTTCTTCATATTGCTTTCTTTAAGTTCATTGTATTTAGTTTATACATagatttctttttgtttaaaaaaattatgatttgtcatttattttatacagaGTTCCAAAGTAATAATAGTCTGTATACATTGCTTCTTAATGCATGCAACTATTTTATTTCTGCTTTTATTTAGGAATTACTGTTATGAAAGTTCATTGATTTACTACTGATATTAAcatcttcatttttaataacataAGGTCGGTCAAGTTATTACTCAAATACTAaatttacttcattttttaattaattattgttacacgtgtttcataatttattaaaatatgtccGTATGTaatgttgaattttaatagGTACACTAATCTTTTGTAACATTTACGGCCATTGTTATTCCTATCATAACTCAATCTACCATTTTATTTCATATGATGTTTGTTAAACATTGTGTTAAAGTTATtcggtatttattatttatcataaaattaagtaagattaaatttatatcTTGTATTTAATCTACAGATAATCATTAATTGAGGTGGACTTTGAAATAGGTATTAGCTTCATTTTAAGCTGATTTAAAAATGCATGTTCCTTTCGTAGATGCATTATGTTCTATACTGATAcacaattatatttattgttagtacgaattttttacaattttgaaaagTATTGTGCATCTGGTTCttacagattaatatttatttaattataagagGAAGTGTaactataattaatattatagtgttgctattaattgttaaaaattaaaattatgtatcagaattaaatatgtataaaaatctGTATACTAAAAAGTAAAATTCACTTTCAGTATAATATTTGTTAGAAAAACTGTGTTCAATAAATTAAGAAGAGGGAaagttaaattttaatcttgaaaCACTTTGTAGTTTAtacaaatttgttaaaattaggTAGTTACACTACCTCTAGGTGTGAATGGGATTACATCAAGTAGAAGGTAGGGTGTGGGTTACAGTTTTGGAGATGGGGTAAACTTTCCTGAACGGCTGTGCGATGAAGACACACATACTCTATTGGGACCTACTACCCAACAATGGGGTGATGAGACCGAGCTTGATTCTCCACCTCCTTATGGGTCACAATCAGGTATTGTGTAGTCTGAATCTCTGTGTTGAGACAGTGCATTAACCCATATGCATTGTTCAAATACACAATATTTCTGATACAAAACTCATATTAGCCATAATTACTACGTGTACTATGTTTATAAAGAAAATGTTATTCAGTTATTTGAATCATTTTATGTATTAATatgaatacatattttaatcaTCTTTTCTCTCACAAATAAGTTTACTATTATTATCTTATCAAAGAGCAGCAAGTGTATTTAAATACTGTAgtatttaaaatgttattttatattaagtaTTACATATAGGAATTGATTTAGTGaattaattgtattaattgtaaactatttactttttttatttttttttaattcaatatatatacagtatatagtattaaaatagataaatattaatattattatataacttACACATAGTTTTCAAGAATGAATTAATCTATaaacttataaaaaatttaaatatttaactttGCTAATATAAAGTAAACTGTTAAGTGAAACGAAATTTTAGtatttcatgaaaatatatattaattttatgaaagtATAAGTTAACAAAGAGTTTACCAATACATTCttattttatgtaattattatatGCATTTTATAGctttttgtacaaaaatttaatCATTAATAGAACAgtcaaaatataaaatgtttaaaaataagtaCTTATATAGTTAATAGGGAACATTTTTTCATGATAATTAGTACAAACATATAAATTTATACAGTAAATAAGATGATTAGAAAACTAtgcttaaaaaaattatataaaagttatataaattgtacaatacttttatgtacaattaattgtTACATTCCTTATTTATGTATTTGCTGATTTGCAGGATACATAATAAATACTatgtatgaaatatatataaaattttatcatctattattaaataaaaaagctGTAATAAAACGAGAAGAATAAATTGGTAACGTTCAAATATTCTATGTGTTTGCAATGAATGTAAATAATTTAGGTATCATCAACTTTTAACCTattgtttccattttattgaAGCTGTTCATTGCATgaatagagaattatgtttgtatTTTAATATGCATGTTCCACTAcagattaatatatatttattacaaaattaatgaataacTAAAAAGCTTAAACTTTATCTTTAAGTTTTGATtttgtaattagaaattttatttatttttttcttttttacacacatctaataaattgtatttttattaatctgTTACTGTATTTACAGTTTTCAGATTACACTGCATTAACTTAATTAATTCATTGCATTTGATAgtgatagaaagaaaaataatttgttcttatgattaataaaaaagaatgtaaattGATGTATGTAAGATGTTTTTATTAGTATCTATTTATAAACTTGTATTATgttttatacataatatatttaattttttgtaatgtacatatcttttaaataataaactgtacaattattattagaaGCTTTCAGATATAAGTCATGTCCTAAACTAACAAGATGTTAGGTGATAACAGTATcaatatttttccaaatttctgtTGAAACAATGGCATGTTCATTCTACTGGACATGGCTTACAATCTATAGCatctaagaaataataaatgagaaatactGAGCCTCAAGAAGAAGTTTCAGATTTATTTGAATATAAAACGTATAACGCGTGCATATTGATGCATTTATTTAATGCAATATTTAGGTTGAGTTTTTGACTACAGGTCCACCTTTGATCAAATGACTTTGGTAGAAGAAGCTACAATTTTGGCTCTTGGCACTGGGTAATAATGAATTGTACATTTGACATTTTGATGTTTAATCAGAAATAACATGtttgttttctaaaattttgcagtactaataaattttctgtttctaaaatgaaaatagaattgaattttatagAATTAGTGTAAAAAGTTGTGTATTTAAGATTATAAACGTCGTTAATGTATTGTATTCATTGCTAttcatgatttatttattaatcgttttaatatttattttgaaaatatttctattttgtatAACATCACTTTATAGTATAAGATTTATTACAGAAATATATTAGAAGACAAATTGTGAATACCATTTTAATTAGGCATACAGAATCAGAATAGTATGGCAAACTTGAGTTTTGTATTGCATGTTTAATTTTTGTTCGTTCGTTTATTTACAGAAATTAACAATTATTGCAGTTTTATACAGAGAAGGTGCTAAGTTTCATAATTATTTGTTACTTAAATCATGTATCATAATattttagtttttaaatatttgtgttTATACTATCAGTCCCTATatatttgattaaatatttctttttttgtattaaatattttacagcACTGCTGTGATAGGGTCAACTGCTGATGCTAACCAGCCACTGGTGGATGCAACTGAACTTGTTTGAGATACCATTTTCCAGTTGTGTTGTATGCTTTTGACAAATGTTTAGCGGTAAcagattttcatttcaaaatgttTATGTAAATCCTTTGTGtttgtcatttttaattttaattatgtaatttaagagaaaattgataagaaatatttcattgtcTTTACTAATGACTCACAAATTAAGTACATTTCACTAAAGTTTTATTGTTTGCTATTTTTGTTCTAtttagtaaaataattttatgtacaGATACAAAGGATTAATACTAAGATCATATACATTACATTGGaatcttcattttttgttttttcatgtacatattatatgatttaaaaaaaaaattagcagCAAATGTATGTAGGATAAGTTGCacaaaatttttaacatttcatgtatatataatattgttgGTAGTGTAGCTATTGTTATGTATGATAGCATATATAATTAGTGTTACAATTTATAATGGCatagtttataaataataagTTGCTGATTAAAATTTCTGTCACCAAAATGTAGAGCATGAACAAATAATTTGgtgataaatgtaaattttcatAGTTAAAAAACGTTACTATTACAAATGTAATGATAGcataaaattttactttgaaGGAATAATGAACTGTTGCACAGGTAATAGTGTAAGGGTCTACCCAAAATCCCATTTCTCAACTATCTGTGGTTATAACATATTGCTTGTTTTCATTGATTTTAAGATTTTAAGCTCTGTTCTTTATAGATTTGGAGACTACCCTGTGCTAACTCTGAGATGTgctattaaatagaaaaataatatctatagtttttttcaaataaaaaacattacagaataaataatagatcaatataattattaaagtagtggaacagcaaatttttttattttgtataaaatattggtTCACAATATCTactgtaaaatataaaacatatcaGATTTCAtcctatatgtatatgtatatgttcttGAAGTCAAGAaactataatataatataacataatCATTAATTATTGTAGTAAGAATGTATGGTTTCTTTATacattcatgttattttttcactataataatttcctttttttttcttttttaataatgtaacgAACACGTTGTTCactaattgttataaatgtattTCACTTGATTATTACAAGTAAACATATTTTGTACTTAACATTTTTGCagctatttttattaatataagatgaataattttgaagcaGTGGTATGTTTGGAAATCAATACAGTATGcattttgtaattaacaaatCTCATATCTATGTAACTGAAATAAGTTAATAGGTTTTTGTAGCATTTCAGTATCGTATTTATATTGCTGACCATAGTATTACTATTGATTgttatattaaaagaaatacaTTGCACTattcaatttaagaaaaaaaagaaaatgtatttaaagaaattctgttcattttcgttttattatataaaaatatgagaAATATGATGCAAATATAGTCATCAGTGGGAATGCTTTATTCTTTTCttgaacaatttaaaaaaaattaagtggTTATGGCTCTATGTTACAATCTGTAACCATATTTTTGTATCCAACTTAATCCTTCTCTTGAAGATGACTTAGGAAAGTATTCTAAACCAATATATCCATTGTATCCTTCTTGTTCTAAAGTAGCAAGAACATATTTGTAATCTATTTCTCCTGGTGTATCAGGTTCATGTCTATTAGGAACTTGTGCTATCTGTACGTGCCCTATAAATTCaaagaaatgtaatttctacatgtacttaaaatttttatgtATGGAATAAAGAATATGTACCTATATATGGCATTAATTCTTTGATGTTTCTTGTAATATTACCAGAAATATGTTGCAGATGAAAAACATCAAGTTGTAATTTTAAAAACGGGCTATTAATTGTTTTTACTAATTCTAAGcctgtattaaataaataaattagtaaaCATAACAATATTGTCACAAACACTTGTTCTATATGAAATACCTTTTTGAAAACTATTCATATAATAATCTGGTACAGTAATATTATTGATAGGTTCAATAACaccaattattttttctttttcaaatttctccaCTGCATACAGaagattatttaaatatgtaCTATCATTAGTAGTACTTATTTGATTTACTTTTCCTGACATTATATGAATcctaataaaaaaatgatgtattaaaatcttaaatgtttaaaaaaggaTCATAACAttagtaatcaatatataacatatatatataaaatacttttacCGCAAACAATTTAAAGCTTTTGAATATTCTATAGTGGTATCaatactttttttaaaattttcttcttgtCCAGGTACTGCTGCAAATCCCAGTTCCCCTTTCGTGACATCTCCTATTAAAGTCAAATAAAAAACACCATAGTTTTCAAaagtattttatacaatttttattattattagtaattaataaatacctGTATATACATTTATAAGAATTTGCTCAATATCTGCCTTTTTTCTAGCTTCTGATACATCTTTAACAGAGTAACCAAAAGGAAATCCACTTTCTACTGCTTTAAAACCAGCCTCTTTTGCTAATCTATATCTTTCAGTAATAGATGGTGCCTCCGTAAACATAAAAGACAGATTACTCGCAAATTTGAGGctcatatttaattaaaagaatattctCACCCTACAAAtgtatatagaaaattaaatacttGTGAAATTATGTAACTCTTCTTATCTTTCAAgtacgtatgtacatatatacagaattaatatcaaacagatgtgtgtgtatatatacatatatttgttaTCACTAAAACAGTCATAATTATGCGATGCTAACCTCGCTATTTATTAAATGGGATAATTTTTGAAGGGCAGAGGGGAGTGTAAAACGATTTGTATTGTAATGTTATCATAATTTATGAATTATATAAGTTCTTTAGAGAACtgttacattatatgtataatatgggAAGAAATGTAATgatgtttttataaatattttgcttTATTTAACATGAAGTTAAATGCATTGGAAACCAATGTGacttaatataaattaaacgcAAGAAGTAATGAATCATTAAGCAATTTTTAACATTATCACTCGTCATCGTCACGGACGCCACCACCTGGTACTTTTGGTCCTCCAGCACGTTTTGccataataatttgatcaacCTTAAGTACAGTGCATGCAACACCAACAGCATATTTTAAACTCCATTGTTTTGTTAGAAACAAGTCTATAATTCCAGCTTCAGCTGTGTCATTAAGTGCTGCACCTTTATCctataaataaacatttgtcagtatataaataatattacataaaaCAGAGAACTTAGATATAAATACGTACGTCAATAACGAAACCATAattcttgttgtcttctttaTGTGCAGCATAAAGCTTTGATAAAAGTTCAGGGGCATGACTTCCACTATTTTCTGCCAAAGTTTTTGGAAATACTTCCAATGCAGTTGCAAATCGACGTACTGCATATTGCTCTAAACCAGGCAATGCATCTGCATATGTAGCAAGTTGTGTAGCTAGTTCAATTTCCGTAGCACCAGCTCCAGGAACAAATCTTCCATCCTTTGTTATGCCTTTAAATGTATTAACTCCATCGTCAATAGCTCGTTCAATATCATCCATGTAATTTTCAGTGGATCCTCGAACGATTATAGTACTAACACGGCTATCTTTACCGTGCAATGCAAATTTTACTACTATTGTATCTCCTACTTCATCAATATATACTGAATCTGAATATCCCAATTCTTCTTTTGATGGTGGAATCTAAAATAATTATCAGCAATCAGCActtgtttaatattataaagATCCAATTgcaagataaaattatttaccaaTCTTGGAAGTGCAGTAGCACCAACAGTTTTGCACAGTCTTCTAACATCAAACTTGCTAGGTATGCGAACAgccattaaattatatttattcatataatGTAAAGCCATATCACCAAATTTCCCTCCTGAAACAATGACATCAGCTCCGCTATCAGCTATTGCTTTTATTTGAGACTCTAACAGAGATTCCTCTCCTCTGGAAAAATTCATCAGTTCGTCTGCTGTTTTTATTAACACTGTTCCTTTAGTTTCAGTTTGCATGATATCTACAGCACATGTATAGACAGCAATTTTAGCATTATCTTTTCTTGTAACATCTCCTTCAACGTGCCGTTTAAATACCATTCCTTGGACAACTTCAGAGCTAGATATACCACTACCAAGTATTTTACAGACTCTTACATTATCTACATTAAAAGTTGTTTTTTCAGGCAAAATGGATACACAAGCTCTAGTAACAAGAGAAGTAAGAATATCTTCATTTCCAAATTGTTTACTCATAATAGATGTTTTAATTCCAgcttttatttgtttttcatcTTTATAATCATTTACTGTATAACAAATTAATGTTGGCAATATTTGTAATGCTTTTTCTAAAGAAGCTTCATATCCTTCAATTATTTCAGAAGTGGTAATTCCCTATTACAaaacatattttattactattataaatacataattaatattcattgatattaataattcttataatACTAAAGATTATACCAGACGAAGTAATTCTTCTGCTGCTTCCAAAAGTGCTCCAgcaaaaattataacaaaatttgtaCCATCGCCAACTTCTGCTTCTTGCATCTTTGATGCTAAAACTATTAATTTAGCAGCTGGATGTTCAACTTCCAGCTCATTAATTATTGTTGCAGCATCATTAGtgacaaataatttttcaatatgaTTGATAACCATTTTATTCATGCCATTTGGACCATAGGCGGTTCTTACAGTTTGTGCAAATTGTTTGCATGCTGTTATATTTCTATATACTGCTTCTTCCAAACCTGAGAAATACTGATTGAACAAACAAAAATGTATTGATCACAAATTTGAGAATTTAATAAAGTttgtgaaatttataattttattcatgaatcaattatttaaaattaaactgACAAGTTATTGACTAGAAACTGGTCAAAAATATCTTGGGAAATAAAAGAGCGAAaagatttcaatttatttaaaaatattacatttttgaaTGTAATGTAAAACATGCATTGTTAAAATGGATTATATCCATAAAAGGTAACACACTGCTGGAagacatttattttcataaatgagAAAATATTCGTTGAACATAGTTTATTAAAACAGTTGAGTGACATTAAAATATCCAACTTAAAACTTACACGGGCTCCTTCTTTAAGCATTTGGGCCATGCCCGGTGCTTTTGGTACATGTAAAgccattttgattaattttacaattaaaaaatttcgttATTTCACGTGCAATTCACAACTGATAGGTTGCTTCGTTTTCCCGTCAAACACGATGTGGAATCGAGATCTTTCTTGACGTTTAACTACTAAAGCGACATCTTTTAACGAGTTTTGATAAAGTTCTATCTggttttttcataatttataaagGGTGTTTTcaagttttatattaaatacaagTTTTTTTCAACTAAACATTCAcagtttatattaatttaagaaaatagttttatatttatatatatatacttatttAAACATGCTACATATTGTAAAAACTCTATCGCCATTTATATCTTTGAGAAAAATCAGCCTTAAGGGATAGTcccaatgtaaaattaaatgttatacatacatacatttagAAGCTGGTAGAAGTCATTAAGAAAGGCttagaaaatcattattaattgGTGAAGCAACAAACATTGTAATATATAAACGAAAGTTATTGTTAACAATTGGTGAGTCAAGTTACTTTAATTACTTTTGGAAATTGTAAATTGACCTTtgatagaaattaaaaacattttatgtTTCATGTATGGTTGGTAGGAAATCCTATATTCCATTGTTATGGATATGGTGATCACAAATTTACAACAACAGCGTCAAATTACGGAGCAGCTACGTCGTGAAGCTGCTTTGAAACGAATCACAGTTAGTAAAGCTGTAGAGGATATCATGAAGTACATTACAGAACATGAACAAGAAGATTGTCTGCTAGTTGGTTTTTCATCACAAAAATCTAATCCCTTTCGTGAAAAAAGTTCCTGTACCGTTTTTTAAATTAGCATGcctaaaataaaagtaaaaacaaGTTAGTTTcttcattaaatttttaaaatttttaatataattgtttaaCATTGGTATTATAAAAGCAGGAAATTGTCagttacatatgtatgtatataattaatgttctttttCTAAAGACGTAATCAAATTTTAATCTAACTTTGTAAAACTATAATCACCTAATTGTTCTTATTAAATAGGCAAACAGTTAAACgaagattaattgtatatttaaagaatttcatacaaatatttcactattttgttATTGTGATTTTATTGGcctataaaatttgtatattaataaacaaatgttaaatatttcaagtgCCTTTACGAACAAATAAATGTATGTTAGGTGATATATGAGTAAgagtataattataaaatttattattgtaataaaataaaatgattttgcaaatataaacccttttttttattgtatttattttaagttaataaaattgaatggGATCTCATGTACTGTTATTGTAAgtgtatgtaagtacatacatatttaCTATAGCTAAATGAAGtactatatacacatatatatatataccgcagttcaccagagtccataactgcgacgcacaggttggaagatggtgggggaacgcagcgagctctctgctaatcgctttccacttcgtttgggagtatcaccaatcagggcgaagatgcgtactggagatgcgcgaagaacgaaaattggtcttttcgtagttatggactctggtgaactgcggtatatacatatatgtatatatacatgtaaAAGGGAAGCTTGATTTCATTTTgagtgttttatattatacACAGATTGAATCTGATACTTCAAAATAATacgtttttataaaataataataaaatctgtACAAAAGTATTGTGAAGAATCTTATTTGTAACAGTCTTAAAATTTATTACCGGTATGAGGTTACAAACATAacctgaaattaaaaaatttaaagtataatttaaaataaagtatatgtatatacataagtATACTTGCctaaaaaatatgattttaaatatattcattAATTTCAGGTGagataattacatttttttgtaaataataaaaaataagtcaacacattttaaacatttttgttcttcttgttattAATGAAgattttgtttatatatatatagatgtcAAACATGTTTTCCATGAGTTTGATAACATTAGATAGTTATCAGTCAACTCCATTGTCAGAATTAGATATAACATTTTCAGAGTTTCGTGGGACAGAAATTAAACATGTTCCTGTCATCAGAATATTTGGATCTACTCCTTCTGGTACATTATAATTTACTTACACAAAATTTATCAGTAAGTTATTATTAATCTAATTATTGTGTTTGTTCCTGTTTTAAATTTAGGGATAA is drawn from Osmia lignaria lignaria isolate PbOS001 chromosome 14, iyOsmLign1, whole genome shotgun sequence and contains these coding sequences:
- the Gip gene encoding hydroxypyruvate isomerase-like protein Gip, which produces MSLKFASNLSFMFTEAPSITERYRLAKEAGFKAVESGFPFGYSVKDVSEARKKADIEQILINVYTGDVTKGELGFAAVPGQEENFKKSIDTTIEYSKALNCLRIHIMSGKVNQISTTNDSTYLNNLLYAVEKFEKEKIIGVIEPINNITVPDYYMNSFQKGLELVKTINSPFLKLQLDVFHLQHISGNITRNIKELMPYIGHVQIAQVPNRHEPDTPGEIDYKYVLATLEQEGYNGYIGLEYFPKSSSREGLSWIQKYGYRL
- the CCT8 gene encoding chaperonin containing TCP1 subunit 8; translated protein: MALHVPKAPGMAQMLKEGARYFSGLEEAVYRNITACKQFAQTVRTAYGPNGMNKMVINHIEKLFVTNDAATIINELEVEHPAAKLIVLASKMQEAEVGDGTNFVIIFAGALLEAAEELLRLGITTSEIIEGYEASLEKALQILPTLICYTVNDYKDEKQIKAGIKTSIMSKQFGNEDILTSLVTRACVSILPEKTTFNVDNVRVCKILGSGISSSEVVQGMVFKRHVEGDVTRKDNAKIAVYTCAVDIMQTETKGTVLIKTADELMNFSRGEESLLESQIKAIADSGADVIVSGGKFGDMALHYMNKYNLMAVRIPSKFDVRRLCKTVGATALPRLIPPSKEELGYSDSVYIDEVGDTIVVKFALHGKDSRVSTIIVRGSTENYMDDIERAIDDGVNTFKGITKDGRFVPGAGATEIELATQLATYADALPGLEQYAVRRFATALEVFPKTLAENSGSHAPELLSKLYAAHKEDNKNYGFVIDDKGAALNDTAEAGIIDLFLTKQWSLKYAVGVACTVLKVDQIIMAKRAGGPKVPGGGVRDDDE
- the Ggamma1 gene encoding guanine nucleotide-binding protein subunit gamma-1, with protein sequence MDMVITNLQQQRQITEQLRREAALKRITVSKAVEDIMKYITEHEQEDCLLVGFSSQKSNPFREKSSCTVF